The Phoenix dactylifera cultivar Barhee BC4 chromosome 9, palm_55x_up_171113_PBpolish2nd_filt_p, whole genome shotgun sequence genome window below encodes:
- the LOC103701766 gene encoding uncharacterized hydrolase YugF-like isoform X2, with protein MTQCLSFTALRDRCYDRTFYAAGLRPTVTVLGDGATVHFWAPRYPDPARPPLLLIHGFGANAKWQWAGYLRPLLRSGFDLYVPNLLFFGGSEAPGPDRSEAYQARCLAAVMDAAGVRRFGVVGVSYGGFVAYRMAAMFPEKVERAVLICAGVCIEERDLASGLFVVSNPAEAASILLPQRPDKLRQLVRLSFCNPPRIMPSCCFWDYIQVMCTDYVTEKMELINTLIKDRKLSDLPKIMQPTLIIWGEQDKIFPLELGYRLQRHLQENSQLVVIKNAGHAVNLEKSKELCEHIKAFFLNFSVNSHKDHMV; from the exons ATGACCCAGTGCCTCAGCTTCACCGCCTTGAGGGACCGGTGCTACGACCGCACCTTCTACGCCGCCGGGCTCCGCCCCACCGTCACCGTCCTCGGCGACGGCGCCACCGTCCACTTCTGGGCCCCCAGGTACCCCGACCCCGCCCGCCCCCCGCTCCTCCTCATCCACGGCTTCGGAGCCAACGCCAAATGGCAGTGGGCCGGCTACCTCCGCCCGCTCCTCCGATCCGGCTTCGACCTCTACGTCCCCAACCTCCTCTTCTTCGGCGGCTCGGAGGCGCCCGGGCCGGACCGATCGGAGGCGTACCAGGCGCGGTGCCTGGCGGCGGTCATGGATGCGGCCGGGGTGCGACGGTTCGGTGTGGTCGGGGTGAGCTACGGGGGGTTCGTGGCGTACCGGATGGCGGCCATGTTCCCTGAGAAGGTGGAGCGGGCGGTGCTTATCTGCGCCGGGGTGTGCATCGAGGAGCGGGACCTCGCCTCCGGCCTCTTCGTCGTCAGCAACCCCGCCGAGGCCGCCAGCATCCTCCTGCCCCAGCGGCCGGACAAGCTCCGCCAGCTCGTCCGTCTCTCCTTCTGCAATCCGCCACGCATCATGCCCTCTTGTTGTTTCTGGGACTACATCCAG GTGATGTGCACAGATTATGTCACAGAGAAAATGGAGTTGATCAATACTCTAATCAAGGACAGAAAACTTTCAGATCTCCCTAAAATAATGCAG CCAACATTGATAATATGGGGAGAACAAGATAAAATATTTCCATTAGAACTGGGTTACCGGTTACAAAG GCATTTACAGGAGAATTCTCAACTAGTAGTTATCAAGAATGCTGGCCATGCTGTTAATCTTGAGAAGTCCAAAGAGCTCTGCGAGCATATAAAGgcattttttcttaatttttctgTCAACAGTCACAAAGATCACATG GTGTAA
- the LOC103701766 gene encoding uncharacterized hydrolase YugF-like isoform X1: MTQCLSFTALRDRCYDRTFYAAGLRPTVTVLGDGATVHFWAPRYPDPARPPLLLIHGFGANAKWQWAGYLRPLLRSGFDLYVPNLLFFGGSEAPGPDRSEAYQARCLAAVMDAAGVRRFGVVGVSYGGFVAYRMAAMFPEKVERAVLICAGVCIEERDLASGLFVVSNPAEAASILLPQRPDKLRQLVRLSFCNPPRIMPSCCFWDYIQVMCTDYVTEKMELINTLIKDRKLSDLPKIMQPTLIIWGEQDKIFPLELGYRLQRHLQENSQLVVIKNAGHAVNLEKSKELCEHIKAFFLNFSVNSHKDHMGCKRIKLLIGSSILARSGSAQMENEPSSSSFSSMQI, translated from the exons ATGACCCAGTGCCTCAGCTTCACCGCCTTGAGGGACCGGTGCTACGACCGCACCTTCTACGCCGCCGGGCTCCGCCCCACCGTCACCGTCCTCGGCGACGGCGCCACCGTCCACTTCTGGGCCCCCAGGTACCCCGACCCCGCCCGCCCCCCGCTCCTCCTCATCCACGGCTTCGGAGCCAACGCCAAATGGCAGTGGGCCGGCTACCTCCGCCCGCTCCTCCGATCCGGCTTCGACCTCTACGTCCCCAACCTCCTCTTCTTCGGCGGCTCGGAGGCGCCCGGGCCGGACCGATCGGAGGCGTACCAGGCGCGGTGCCTGGCGGCGGTCATGGATGCGGCCGGGGTGCGACGGTTCGGTGTGGTCGGGGTGAGCTACGGGGGGTTCGTGGCGTACCGGATGGCGGCCATGTTCCCTGAGAAGGTGGAGCGGGCGGTGCTTATCTGCGCCGGGGTGTGCATCGAGGAGCGGGACCTCGCCTCCGGCCTCTTCGTCGTCAGCAACCCCGCCGAGGCCGCCAGCATCCTCCTGCCCCAGCGGCCGGACAAGCTCCGCCAGCTCGTCCGTCTCTCCTTCTGCAATCCGCCACGCATCATGCCCTCTTGTTGTTTCTGGGACTACATCCAG GTGATGTGCACAGATTATGTCACAGAGAAAATGGAGTTGATCAATACTCTAATCAAGGACAGAAAACTTTCAGATCTCCCTAAAATAATGCAG CCAACATTGATAATATGGGGAGAACAAGATAAAATATTTCCATTAGAACTGGGTTACCGGTTACAAAG GCATTTACAGGAGAATTCTCAACTAGTAGTTATCAAGAATGCTGGCCATGCTGTTAATCTTGAGAAGTCCAAAGAGCTCTGCGAGCATATAAAGgcattttttcttaatttttctgTCAACAGTCACAAAGATCACATG GGTTGCAAGCGAATCAAGCTGCTAATTGGCAGCTCAATATTGGCTCGTTCAGGCTCCGCTCAGATGGAAAATGAGCCGAGCTCAAGCAGCTTTTCTAGCATGCAAATATGA